In one Pseudomonadota bacterium genomic region, the following are encoded:
- a CDS encoding phosphate/phosphite/phosphonate ABC transporter substrate-binding protein: MIMPSRLSLKGKILCFLLVLIALQVNPAVSRGEEFVIGVLPEMNVFKQMERFRPLAEYLSDKIGVDVKLTMISRYGNIIESLKEKRVNAAFLGSFTAALAISQLHVEPLARPVNMDGTSTYFGYLFSRNDSGIKNVSDMKGKVMVFVEKATTAGYLFPLAYLKSKGVADHQTFFKDFYFSGSHDAAIIAVLEGHADVGAAKNTIYERSSETDSRIYSDLYVIAKSPRVPSNGLCVVADTDPQLKKKLKETLLDLHNYPQGKVVLSKFGAQKFVQTEKDDYLPVMEMAHEAGIELSEYYYKNQ; the protein is encoded by the coding sequence ATGATCATGCCAAGTCGTCTTTCATTGAAGGGAAAAATCCTGTGTTTTCTTTTAGTCCTGATCGCTCTTCAGGTCAATCCGGCAGTATCCAGGGGGGAAGAGTTTGTTATCGGCGTACTTCCTGAAATGAATGTTTTTAAACAGATGGAACGTTTCAGACCGCTTGCCGAATATCTGTCCGATAAAATCGGTGTGGATGTTAAACTCACCATGATAAGTCGTTACGGAAATATCATTGAGAGTCTCAAGGAAAAAAGGGTCAATGCCGCCTTTCTTGGTTCTTTCACCGCAGCTCTGGCAATTTCACAATTGCATGTCGAGCCTCTGGCCAGACCGGTAAACATGGACGGAACGTCAACCTATTTCGGTTATCTTTTTTCAAGGAATGACAGCGGCATAAAAAACGTTTCAGACATGAAAGGCAAGGTGATGGTTTTTGTCGAAAAAGCCACCACCGCCGGATATCTTTTCCCTCTGGCCTATCTCAAAAGTAAAGGGGTTGCCGATCATCAAACTTTTTTCAAGGATTTTTATTTCTCCGGCAGCCATGACGCGGCAATCATTGCAGTCCTTGAAGGACATGCAGATGTGGGTGCTGCCAAGAATACGATATACGAACGATCCAGCGAAACGGACAGCAGGATTTACTCCGATCTGTATGTCATCGCAAAATCCCCCAGGGTGCCGTCAAACGGTCTTTGCGTCGTTGCCGACACTGATCCGCAGTTAAAGAAAAAGCTGAAAGAAACCTTGCTGGATCTCCATAATTATCCTCAGGGGAAGGTGGTGTTATCTAAATTCGGGGCACAGAAATTTGTCCAGACCGAAAAAGATGATTATCTGCCGGTAATGGAAATGGCCCATGAGGCTGGGATAGAACTTAGTGAATATTATTACAAAAATCAGTAA